A window of the Desulforapulum autotrophicum HRM2 genome harbors these coding sequences:
- the radC gene encoding RadC family protein, whose amino-acid sequence MNQIPPNQRTTNPTTADPGKTNPKTTNPNNAGLNGAGPNGAGPGRNSNTGHRSRLKQRFLANGISGFLDYEVIELLLTLNTPRKDCKPSAKALLDRFKTLQGVFEASVEELCRVNGVGPSNVLGIKLIKAVSDRYLEQRIRSKTVLKNSHDLCAFLGHAIGHRPREVFVGIFLDAKNRVLASEILFEGSLSSSAVYPREVIAKALEHRAAALIFAHNHPSGETSPSPEDLAITRRLFFALAHAGITVHEHLITGGERFYSFADQGIIAELKREFDIQYG is encoded by the coding sequence ATGAACCAGATTCCACCGAATCAGAGGACGACAAACCCGACGACAGCGGATCCTGGAAAGACGAATCCGAAGACGACGAATCCGAATAATGCCGGTTTAAATGGGGCCGGTCCGAATGGGGCCGGTCCGGGCAGGAATTCAAACACGGGGCATCGCAGTCGACTCAAACAGCGGTTCCTTGCCAATGGAATATCCGGTTTTCTTGACTATGAGGTGATTGAGCTTCTCCTGACCCTTAATACGCCGAGAAAAGACTGTAAACCCAGTGCAAAGGCCCTTCTGGATCGATTCAAGACGCTCCAGGGGGTGTTTGAGGCAAGTGTGGAGGAGCTCTGCCGGGTGAACGGAGTGGGGCCTTCAAATGTGCTGGGCATCAAACTCATCAAGGCGGTGTCGGATCGCTATCTTGAACAACGGATTCGGTCAAAGACGGTGTTGAAAAATTCCCATGACCTTTGCGCCTTTCTTGGACATGCCATTGGCCATCGACCCAGGGAGGTGTTTGTCGGTATCTTTCTGGATGCCAAAAACCGGGTGCTTGCCAGTGAGATTTTGTTCGAGGGCAGCCTCTCATCGTCTGCTGTTTATCCCAGGGAGGTCATTGCAAAGGCCCTGGAGCACAGGGCTGCGGCCCTTATTTTTGCCCACAACCATCCTTCGGGGGAGACCTCTCCGTCCCCTGAAGACCTTGCCATTACCCGGCGGCTTTTTTTTGCCCTGGCCCATGCCGGGATAACTGTTCACGAGCACCTGATTACCGGGGGGGAGCGTTTTTACAGTTTTGCCGACCAGGGGATTATTGCAGAGTTAAAAAGGGAGTTTGATATTCAGTATGGATAG
- the gyrA gene encoding DNA gyrase subunit A — translation MLNQEEITNTISIETEMKKSYLEYAMSVIIGRALPDVRDGLKPVHRRVLFAMRELRNDWNKPYKKSARIVGDVIGKYHPHGDTAVYDTMVRMAQDFSLRYTLVDGQGNFGSVDGDSPAAMRYTEVRMKKIAHQMLADLEKETVDFIPNYDETMAEPSVLPTKFPALLVNGSSGIAVGMTTNIPPHNIGEVVQGLIALLEKPDITIEELMIHIPGPDFPTYGKIYGRKGIHEAYTTGRGIITVRAKVEVEVNSKTKAETIVVTELPYQVNKAKLVEKIAELMRAKVIEGASYVRDESDRQGMRIAIGLKRDQFPDVVINQLYKHTNMHTSFGIIFLAVVNNRPELFTLKELLEQFLNHRRSVIIRRTLFDQKKAMDRAHILEGLIKALDNLDAVVALIRASQSPEEAKAGLVQSFELTQIQAQAILEMRLQRLTGLERDKINEEYAQLLKDLAWYQEILSSDQVVRDIIKQELTELKDEYQDDRRTQIVEATGEINIEDLIAEEDMVVTVTRSGYIKRNPITLYASQHRGGKGKTAMGTKDEDFVEHLFVASTHHTFLFITNLGKVYQSKVYELPMAGRTSLGKAIVNLLNFEQGEKLATVLTVPEFVEDRYVVMATKLGRVKKTDLMAYSRPRSGGLIGIKLADDDELIAAGITDGKTDIFLGSEGGKVIRFDENDVRTTARGSMGVRGMRIDPGSCVVGMEVLNHGQTLLTVTENGYGKRTLIQEYRSQTRGGKGVFSIRTSERNGKMVALLLVEDEDELMLVTDGGKLIRTGIQDISVISRNTQGVKLINLSPGEKLIGAARLPEEEEEEKDESEASEQSEEGRVDPHEGPDEFDAGESHEPDSTESEDDKPDDSGSWKDESEDDESE, via the coding sequence ATGCTAAATCAAGAAGAGATCACCAATACGATCAGCATCGAGACGGAGATGAAGAAATCCTACCTCGAGTACGCCATGAGCGTTATCATTGGAAGGGCGCTTCCCGATGTTCGGGACGGGTTGAAACCGGTTCACCGCCGTGTGCTGTTTGCCATGCGGGAGCTTAGAAACGACTGGAATAAACCCTATAAAAAGTCGGCTCGAATTGTCGGTGATGTCATTGGTAAGTACCACCCCCACGGTGATACGGCCGTGTATGACACCATGGTCCGCATGGCCCAGGACTTTTCTCTTCGCTACACCCTGGTGGACGGCCAGGGTAACTTCGGGTCCGTGGATGGTGATTCTCCGGCCGCCATGAGGTACACAGAGGTCAGGATGAAGAAGATCGCCCACCAGATGCTGGCCGATCTTGAAAAAGAGACCGTGGATTTCATTCCCAACTACGACGAAACCATGGCCGAGCCTTCGGTGCTTCCCACAAAATTTCCAGCCCTGCTGGTCAACGGATCTTCAGGCATTGCCGTGGGCATGACCACCAACATTCCTCCCCACAACATCGGTGAGGTGGTCCAGGGACTCATCGCTCTTCTGGAAAAACCCGACATCACCATCGAAGAACTCATGATCCATATCCCGGGGCCGGATTTTCCTACCTACGGAAAGATTTACGGTCGGAAGGGCATCCATGAGGCTTACACCACAGGGCGTGGCATCATAACGGTCCGGGCAAAGGTCGAGGTTGAGGTCAACTCCAAGACAAAGGCTGAAACCATTGTTGTGACCGAGCTTCCCTACCAGGTGAACAAGGCAAAGCTTGTGGAGAAGATCGCAGAACTCATGCGGGCAAAGGTGATCGAGGGTGCCTCCTATGTAAGGGATGAATCCGACCGCCAGGGCATGCGCATCGCCATTGGTCTCAAGCGGGACCAGTTTCCCGACGTGGTGATCAACCAGCTCTACAAACACACCAACATGCACACAAGCTTTGGTATCATCTTTCTGGCCGTTGTCAACAACCGCCCCGAGCTTTTTACCCTTAAGGAGCTTCTCGAGCAGTTTCTCAACCACAGGCGGTCGGTGATTATCCGGCGGACCCTGTTTGACCAGAAAAAGGCCATGGATCGGGCACACATCCTGGAGGGACTGATCAAGGCCCTGGACAATCTGGATGCGGTGGTGGCTCTGATCCGGGCGTCACAGTCGCCCGAAGAGGCCAAGGCTGGCCTTGTACAGAGCTTTGAACTGACCCAGATCCAGGCCCAGGCCATCCTTGAGATGCGCCTCCAGCGCCTCACAGGACTTGAGCGGGACAAAATCAACGAAGAGTATGCCCAGCTGCTCAAGGATCTTGCCTGGTACCAGGAGATACTGTCAAGTGACCAGGTGGTCAGGGATATCATCAAACAGGAGTTGACCGAGCTTAAAGACGAATACCAGGATGACCGCAGGACCCAGATTGTCGAGGCCACAGGTGAGATCAACATCGAGGATCTCATTGCTGAAGAGGATATGGTGGTAACGGTTACCCGAAGCGGCTACATCAAGCGCAACCCCATTACCCTCTATGCCAGCCAGCACCGGGGAGGCAAGGGCAAGACGGCCATGGGCACAAAGGATGAAGATTTTGTCGAACACCTCTTTGTGGCCTCCACACACCACACCTTTTTGTTCATCACCAACCTTGGCAAGGTCTACCAGTCCAAGGTGTACGAGCTTCCCATGGCTGGCCGGACAAGTCTTGGCAAGGCCATTGTCAACCTGTTGAACTTTGAACAGGGCGAGAAACTGGCAACGGTTCTCACCGTTCCCGAATTTGTGGAGGATCGTTACGTGGTCATGGCCACAAAGCTTGGCAGGGTCAAGAAAACCGACCTTATGGCCTACTCAAGACCCAGATCCGGTGGGCTCATCGGCATCAAATTGGCCGATGATGACGAACTCATTGCCGCAGGTATCACCGACGGGAAGACCGATATTTTCCTTGGCAGTGAGGGCGGCAAGGTGATCCGGTTTGACGAAAACGATGTCCGGACAACGGCCAGGGGCTCCATGGGGGTCAGGGGCATGCGCATTGATCCAGGGTCGTGTGTGGTGGGCATGGAGGTTCTTAACCACGGCCAGACCCTTCTCACCGTTACCGAGAACGGATATGGTAAGCGGACCCTGATCCAGGAGTACCGCTCCCAGACCCGGGGCGGCAAGGGTGTCTTTTCCATCCGGACATCCGAGCGCAACGGAAAGATGGTGGCGCTGCTTCTGGTGGAGGATGAGGATGAACTCATGCTCGTGACCGATGGGGGCAAGCTTATCAGAACCGGTATCCAGGATATTTCCGTCATCAGCCGCAACACCCAGGGGGTCAAGCTCATCAATTTGAGCCCCGGTGAGAAGCTCATTGGCGCTGCAAGGCTTCCGGAGGAGGAAGAGGAGGAAAAAGACGAATCTGAGGCATCGGAACAGTCAGAAGAGGGCCGTGTTGATCCCCATGAGGGTCCAGATGAATTCGATGCCGGGGAGAGCCATGAACCAGATTCCACCGAATCAGAGGACGACAAACCCGACGACAGCGGATCCTGGAAAGACGAATCCGAAGACGACGAATCCGAATAA
- a CDS encoding AI-2E family transporter, translating to MESRETGDSLNANGGPRGQTTSEKAVFFFFLALFSAAIILVCWLLSPFFATIVMGLVVMGAFAPLNRLLQRRLKPGLASMITCLVIFFVVLVPVLFFVGVLSKEAYDLYQMAKSAVLGNQVKQVLENTHVLERVNHLLATMGFDLSFSWEEMVKPVSELGRVVGLYLFQQASFVASNVFKIIFYFCLMLIVVFYLFIDGARFVDYIYDISPLADEHNEKLFCKFKEMAGAVLVGNGLGGLIQGVVGGGAFFMLGLASPFLWGVIMGFLAFLPILGIGVVLIPTGLILMLKERMAAGIFILVLYAVLSWGIEYVFKPKVVGDRVKMHPLVVFFSIIGGLEIYGILGIIYGPLIITLFLTLADIYFANFQAIVEPDRVKGNIKKDSSC from the coding sequence ATGGAATCAAGGGAGACCGGTGATTCTTTAAACGCCAATGGCGGTCCCAGAGGGCAGACCACCTCGGAAAAGGCGGTTTTTTTCTTTTTTCTGGCGCTGTTCTCCGCCGCCATTATTCTGGTCTGCTGGCTGTTGTCCCCGTTTTTTGCCACCATTGTTATGGGGTTGGTGGTAATGGGTGCTTTTGCTCCGCTCAACAGACTTCTCCAGAGACGGCTCAAGCCAGGTCTGGCTTCCATGATCACCTGCCTGGTGATCTTTTTTGTAGTTCTGGTGCCGGTGCTCTTTTTTGTCGGAGTACTCTCCAAGGAGGCCTATGACCTTTATCAGATGGCAAAGAGTGCGGTGCTTGGTAATCAGGTTAAGCAGGTCCTTGAAAATACCCATGTCCTGGAGCGGGTGAACCACCTGCTGGCCACCATGGGGTTTGACCTTTCTTTTTCCTGGGAGGAGATGGTCAAGCCCGTTTCAGAACTTGGCCGTGTGGTGGGGCTCTATCTGTTTCAGCAGGCAAGCTTTGTCGCGTCCAATGTGTTTAAGATAATTTTTTACTTTTGTCTTATGCTCATTGTTGTTTTTTATCTCTTTATCGATGGGGCAAGGTTTGTCGATTATATCTATGACATCTCACCCCTTGCAGACGAGCACAATGAAAAGCTTTTCTGTAAATTCAAGGAGATGGCAGGGGCCGTGCTTGTGGGCAACGGGCTTGGCGGATTAATCCAGGGTGTTGTGGGTGGGGGCGCTTTTTTTATGCTGGGCCTTGCCTCTCCCTTTCTCTGGGGGGTCATCATGGGCTTTCTGGCTTTTCTGCCCATCCTTGGAATCGGGGTTGTGCTGATTCCAACGGGACTGATCCTCATGCTCAAAGAGCGAATGGCTGCCGGAATTTTTATTCTGGTTCTCTACGCCGTTCTCTCCTGGGGCATTGAATACGTTTTTAAACCAAAGGTCGTTGGGGACAGGGTAAAGATGCACCCCCTGGTGGTGTTTTTTTCAATCATCGGAGGGCTTGAAATTTACGGCATTCTGGGGATTATCTATGGCCCCCTGATAATAACGCTTTTCCTGACCCTGGCCGACATCTATTTTGCAAATTTCCAGGCCATTGTGGAACCTGACAGAGTTAAAGGGAATATTAAGAAGGATAGTTCATGCTAA
- a CDS encoding thiolase family protein, whose translation MKDVVIVGGVRTPVGSFGGTLKSVSVVELGAIVMKALLKRSGVRPVAGENFGPDSLDGQGMIDLEKKGYDYDDSLQPLIIDEVIMGNVLQAGQGQNTARQAMIAAGIPRQTTAFTVNKICGSGLKAIALGAQAIMSGEAEVVVAGGQESMSNAPMALPKARWGHRMELTGKGEILDLMVFDGLYEIFYGYHMGLTAENIAAKYGISRQEQDDLALLSHNRARAAIKNGTFAQEIVPVPVMVKRQETLVDTDERPMETSLEKLAKLRPAFKKDGSVTAGNASGINDGAAAVLLMDREKANSMGLEIYASVKAFAAGGVDPAYMGLGPVPAVRKLLKRTAMTIDDIEMVELNEAFASQAIGCMRELKLDIERPNELGSGISLGHPIGCTGARQMVTAINQMKRKGYGTGLISMCIGGGMGMGMIIER comes from the coding sequence ATGAAAGATGTAGTGATCGTAGGGGGTGTGCGAACACCCGTTGGTTCCTTTGGCGGTACGTTAAAGAGTGTGTCTGTTGTTGAACTTGGGGCGATTGTTATGAAGGCCCTGTTAAAACGTTCCGGGGTAAGGCCCGTGGCAGGGGAGAATTTTGGACCAGATTCCCTGGACGGCCAGGGCATGATTGACCTTGAAAAAAAGGGGTATGACTATGATGACTCACTTCAGCCCCTTATCATTGACGAAGTGATCATGGGAAATGTACTTCAGGCTGGTCAGGGCCAGAATACGGCCCGCCAGGCGATGATCGCTGCCGGGATTCCCCGCCAGACCACGGCCTTTACCGTGAACAAAATCTGCGGATCCGGTCTCAAGGCCATTGCCCTGGGGGCCCAGGCCATCATGTCGGGCGAAGCCGAAGTTGTCGTGGCCGGTGGTCAGGAGAGCATGAGCAATGCGCCCATGGCCCTTCCCAAGGCCCGCTGGGGCCACCGCATGGAACTTACCGGCAAGGGTGAGATCCTTGATCTCATGGTCTTTGATGGGCTTTACGAGATATTTTACGGCTACCACATGGGGCTGACCGCTGAAAACATCGCCGCGAAATACGGAATTTCCCGCCAGGAGCAGGATGACCTTGCGCTTCTGAGTCACAACCGGGCCCGTGCTGCCATCAAGAATGGCACCTTTGCCCAGGAGATTGTTCCTGTTCCCGTGATGGTGAAACGCCAGGAAACCCTTGTGGACACGGATGAGCGGCCCATGGAGACAAGTCTTGAAAAACTCGCCAAGCTCAGACCCGCCTTTAAAAAAGACGGCAGCGTTACCGCAGGCAACGCTTCCGGCATCAATGATGGTGCGGCAGCTGTGCTGCTCATGGACCGGGAAAAGGCCAATAGTATGGGGCTTGAAATTTATGCATCGGTAAAAGCCTTTGCCGCAGGCGGTGTTGATCCTGCCTACATGGGCCTTGGTCCTGTTCCTGCTGTCAGAAAACTCTTGAAACGAACCGCCATGACCATTGATGATATTGAAATGGTTGAGCTTAATGAAGCGTTTGCATCCCAGGCCATTGGTTGCATGCGGGAGCTTAAGCTTGATATTGAACGTCCCAATGAGCTTGGAAGTGGTATTTCCCTTGGCCACCCCATCGGGTGCACCGGTGCACGTCAGATGGTGACAGCCATTAATCAGATGAAGAGAAAAGGCTATGGCACAGGATTGATCTCCATGTGTATCGGCGGCGGCATGGGTATGGGCATGATCATTGAACGATAG
- a CDS encoding NRDE family protein, producing the protein MCLILAAYEKTPGKRLIIAANRDEFLDRPTLPMHCWAKGSGIIAGKDIKAGGTWLGVTKKGRFAAITNFRKPSLQRQDAPSRGGIVTDFLESNLDPATFLNRFKTQAQRFNGFNLLAGDQNSLYWFSNIKGSPTRLLPGFYGISNHLMNTPWPKVARGKKALEKCLNKTGDITTDALFPLLADRTRPHDDELPDTGVGMAWERLLAPIFIESPTYGTRCSTILIITQTGEIDICERTFDQNQKDRYTQKCFSWNQNPE; encoded by the coding sequence ATGTGCCTCATCCTTGCCGCCTATGAAAAAACACCCGGAAAACGCCTCATCATCGCTGCCAACCGGGATGAATTCCTGGACCGGCCCACCCTGCCCATGCATTGCTGGGCAAAGGGGTCCGGGATCATTGCCGGAAAGGATATCAAGGCCGGCGGGACATGGCTTGGGGTCACGAAAAAAGGCCGGTTTGCAGCCATCACAAATTTTAGAAAACCATCGCTGCAGCGACAGGATGCCCCGTCAAGGGGAGGCATCGTCACAGATTTCCTTGAATCCAACCTGGATCCGGCGACGTTCCTGAACAGATTCAAAACCCAGGCACAGCGTTTCAATGGATTCAATCTGCTTGCAGGGGACCAGAACTCTCTTTACTGGTTTTCCAACATCAAGGGCAGCCCAACCAGACTTTTACCCGGATTCTATGGGATAAGCAACCATCTGATGAACACGCCATGGCCCAAGGTGGCAAGGGGCAAAAAAGCCCTGGAAAAATGCCTGAATAAAACCGGAGATATCACCACGGATGCGCTTTTCCCCCTGCTGGCAGACAGAACCCGGCCCCATGACGACGAACTTCCAGATACCGGGGTGGGGATGGCGTGGGAACGTCTGCTTGCACCGATCTTCATTGAGAGCCCGACCTACGGAACCCGATGTTCAACCATCCTCATCATCACCCAGACCGGGGAAATAGACATTTGTGAACGAACCTTTGATCAAAACCAGAAGGACCGATACACCCAGAAATGCTTTTCCTGGAATCAGAATCCAGAATAA
- a CDS encoding replication-associated recombination protein A, producing the protein MDLFDGGEDEEGSPFRPLADRMRPQRLGEVVGQDHVAAPGKILHSAITNDRVFSTILWGPPGCGKTTLAGIIAKETSSHFMQLSAVLSGVKDIRAVIETAKEQRRIRGRRTLVFVDEIHRFNKAQQDAFLHHVETGAIVLVGATTENPSFEVIPALVSRCRVITLNRLGERDIVTILERAATDPVRGLGSLGIIFSAEALNYIAATADGDVRAALATLETIGVYASARKGAGGKTPSAITPEDVAAAVEKKALRYDKSGEEHFNLISAFHKSLRGSDPDGAIYWLERMMAAGEDPLYLIRRMVRFATEDVGVADPGALGVALNALEAYRFLGSPEGDDALFQAAVYLATAPKSNSVYMAHKRVKKKVEETGSLPVPLHVRNAPTRLMKDMGYGQGYQYAHDHVGGYFPQEYLPEGLRQERFYLPTDRGYEAVVKQRLEAWIALKKTKKS; encoded by the coding sequence ATGGATCTGTTCGATGGTGGAGAAGATGAGGAAGGCTCCCCGTTCCGTCCCCTTGCAGACAGGATGCGGCCCCAGCGCCTTGGTGAGGTCGTGGGGCAGGACCATGTGGCAGCACCCGGCAAGATTCTCCACAGCGCCATCACCAATGACAGGGTCTTTTCAACGATTTTATGGGGACCGCCCGGGTGCGGGAAGACCACCCTTGCCGGTATTATTGCAAAAGAGACCAGCTCCCATTTTATGCAGCTCTCAGCCGTGCTCTCCGGGGTCAAGGATATACGGGCCGTTATTGAGACGGCCAAGGAGCAGCGCCGCATCCGGGGTCGAAGAACCCTTGTGTTTGTGGACGAGATCCACCGGTTCAACAAGGCCCAGCAGGATGCCTTTCTTCACCATGTGGAAACAGGGGCCATCGTCCTTGTGGGTGCCACAACGGAAAACCCCTCGTTTGAGGTGATCCCGGCCCTGGTCTCCCGGTGCCGGGTGATTACCCTTAATCGCCTGGGGGAACGGGACATCGTCACCATCCTTGAACGGGCCGCAACAGATCCGGTCCGGGGGCTTGGTTCCCTGGGGATTATTTTTTCTGCCGAGGCTTTGAACTATATTGCCGCCACTGCCGACGGTGATGTGCGGGCAGCCCTTGCCACCCTTGAAACCATCGGTGTCTATGCCTCGGCCAGGAAAGGGGCGGGCGGTAAAACCCCTTCTGCCATTACGCCGGAGGATGTGGCGGCTGCGGTTGAGAAAAAGGCCCTGCGTTATGACAAGTCCGGGGAAGAGCACTTCAATCTTATCTCTGCCTTTCACAAGAGTCTCCGGGGCAGTGACCCGGATGGTGCCATCTACTGGCTTGAACGAATGATGGCAGCAGGCGAGGATCCCCTTTATCTGATCCGCAGAATGGTCCGGTTTGCCACTGAGGATGTGGGGGTTGCAGACCCCGGCGCCCTTGGCGTTGCCCTGAACGCCCTGGAAGCCTACCGTTTCCTGGGATCTCCAGAAGGGGACGATGCCCTGTTCCAGGCTGCGGTTTATCTTGCAACGGCCCCCAAGAGCAACAGCGTTTACATGGCCCATAAACGGGTGAAAAAAAAGGTCGAAGAGACCGGTTCCCTGCCGGTTCCCCTCCATGTCAGAAACGCGCCAACCCGCCTGATGAAGGATATGGGGTATGGCCAGGGGTACCAGTATGCCCACGACCATGTGGGCGGGTACTTTCCCCAGGAATATCTTCCAGAAGGGCTCAGGCAAGAACGGTTCTATCTGCCCACGGACAGGGGATACGAGGCTGTTGTAAAGCAGCGCCTTGAGGCCTGGATAGCCCTTAAAAAAACGAAAAAATCTTAA
- the der gene encoding ribosome biogenesis GTPase Der: MKPVVALVGRPNVGKSTLFNRITRSRNALVDDFPGVTRDRHYVDAVWNERPFTLVDTGGFLLSDDDFFAREIRGHVELAIEDADIVALVLDGRAGISPFDRDLADILRRTSKPVFFLVNKVENHKQREELLEFYSLGIEKFYPMSAEHGIGVEPFLDDMVALFPAPEPVVEPQAGSEQGEPDASEQEICIAVAGRPNVGKSSLINRLFGKSRVVVSHVPGTTRDSVDLSIERNGRRFRLIDTAGIRRKGKVRERIEKYSILKSLKSLDQCDVALILIDADEGVTDQDITIAGYAQDRGCGALFLINKWDLLDEDRKDQRRFMEDLRTKSKFLSFAPAMTISALTGFRTHKILAMVEKIHAQYAYRINTGLLNRIVEDAIFRSEPPMHKGKRLKFFYATQVAVKPPTIVCFVNYPDAVHFSYHRYLVNQIREMAELEHTPIRLLFRAKTGKIDFSGKSKLAERIVEKKEKKTTRRKKERKEQSRRKRVRDLKG; the protein is encoded by the coding sequence ATGAAACCCGTTGTTGCCCTCGTGGGCCGGCCCAATGTGGGAAAATCCACCCTTTTTAATCGAATCACCCGGTCGAGAAATGCCCTGGTGGACGATTTCCCCGGGGTTACCAGGGACAGGCATTATGTGGATGCCGTGTGGAACGAGCGCCCGTTTACCCTGGTGGACACGGGCGGTTTTCTTCTGTCCGATGACGACTTCTTTGCCAGGGAGATCAGGGGCCATGTGGAATTGGCCATTGAAGATGCGGATATTGTCGCCCTTGTACTTGACGGCAGGGCAGGTATCTCTCCCTTTGACAGGGACCTTGCCGATATCCTGAGGCGGACATCCAAACCGGTGTTTTTCCTTGTCAACAAGGTCGAGAACCATAAGCAGCGGGAGGAACTTCTTGAATTCTACTCCCTCGGCATTGAAAAGTTTTACCCCATGAGCGCAGAGCACGGCATCGGGGTCGAACCTTTTCTGGATGATATGGTGGCGCTTTTCCCGGCACCTGAGCCCGTGGTTGAACCCCAGGCTGGATCAGAACAGGGGGAGCCGGATGCTTCCGAACAGGAGATCTGCATTGCCGTGGCAGGCAGGCCCAACGTGGGCAAATCTTCCCTTATAAACCGTTTGTTTGGCAAGTCCAGGGTTGTGGTAAGCCATGTCCCGGGAACCACACGGGATTCCGTGGACCTTTCCATTGAGCGCAACGGCAGGCGGTTCCGACTGATTGACACGGCAGGCATTCGGCGCAAGGGAAAGGTGCGGGAGAGGATAGAGAAATATTCGATTCTTAAATCCCTCAAGAGTCTTGACCAGTGTGACGTTGCCCTGATTCTCATTGATGCCGACGAAGGCGTCACGGACCAGGACATCACCATCGCAGGCTATGCCCAGGACCGGGGGTGTGGTGCCTTGTTTCTCATCAATAAATGGGATCTGCTTGACGAGGATCGAAAGGACCAGCGGCGGTTCATGGAGGACCTCAGGACCAAGTCAAAATTTCTTTCGTTTGCCCCTGCCATGACCATCTCGGCCCTTACGGGGTTTCGCACCCACAAAATTCTTGCAATGGTTGAAAAGATCCATGCCCAGTACGCCTACCGGATCAACACCGGGCTGTTGAACCGGATTGTCGAGGATGCCATTTTCCGGTCTGAACCGCCCATGCACAAGGGCAAACGCCTGAAGTTTTTTTATGCCACCCAGGTTGCGGTCAAACCACCGACCATTGTCTGTTTTGTCAACTATCCAGATGCCGTTCATTTTTCCTACCACCGCTATCTTGTCAACCAGATCCGTGAGATGGCTGAACTTGAGCATACGCCCATCCGGCTTTTGTTCCGGGCCAAAACCGGCAAGATCGATTTTTCGGGAAAAAGCAAGCTTGCCGAAAGAATTGTTGAGAAAAAAGAGAAAAAGACCACCCGCAGGAAAAAAGAGCGCAAGGAGCAGAGCCGGCGCAAGCGGGTCAGGGATTTAAAGGGTTAG